The following DNA comes from Bacteroidota bacterium.
AAACGATTGGATTCACCGGATTCATAAACCAAAATCTGTTTTCCTTTTTTAGCAGATTCTTTTCGAAGTGATTTATCTCTGTAAGGAGAATTTAAAATGAAGGGAGCGCCAAACGCTTTTGCAAGTTCTACGCTTTTCGGTTCGTCAAACACACAGCGCACCTGCGGATAATTATTTATCTCATGACCGCCTGTGTGAAAGTCAACTCCGAAATCTATCTGGGGAATTATTTTGTGAATCATATCGTATGCAATCCGGCTTCCGAGCGAACCGCGCTTTGTTCCCGGAAAACATCTGTTCAAATCTCTTCCATCGGGAAGTTCGCGCGAACTGTTCAGAAATGAAACCACATTCACAATCGGAATCGCCACCACACTTCCACGTTCAAGGTTTTCAAAATATTTTTCCTTGAGAAGATTGCGGATGATTTCTATTCCATTGATTTCATCTCCGTGCATTCCTGCCTGCAGAAGAAGCGTGGGACCTTTTTTCTTCGAACGGAAAACGTGAACGGGAATTTCCATCTTCGCGCCTGTGGGAAGATAATATACGTTGAGATTTACTTTTGCATTTTCTCCGAGAGAAATAATGTTGCCGTTGATTTTCATAGAGAGAAGCGAAGATACAGAAAAATAAAAGGAAGGATTATTTAA
Coding sequences within:
- a CDS encoding succinylglutamate desuccinylase/aspartoacylase family protein, with amino-acid sequence MKINGNIISLGENAKVNLNVYYLPTGAKMEIPVHVFRSKKKGPTLLLQAGMHGDEINGIEIIRNLLKEKYFENLERGSVVAIPIVNVVSFLNSSRELPDGRDLNRCFPGTKRGSLGSRIAYDMIHKIIPQIDFGVDFHTGGHEINNYPQVRCVFDEPKSVELAKAFGAPFILNSPYRDKSLRKESAKKGKQILVYESGESNRFNTIGITEGINGCLRLLKSLKMLDVSAPKSQSITLNDSKWIRARISGLFRTTKKFGTFVEKDQLIGTVSSPYADLEKQLIAPTDGFLIGINNKPVVNEGDALIHIGTE